A window of the Aquarana catesbeiana isolate 2022-GZ linkage group LG05, ASM4218655v1, whole genome shotgun sequence genome harbors these coding sequences:
- the LOC141145715 gene encoding uncharacterized protein yields MTAPMRMEEDRSHRTEKILNLTLEIIYLLTGERFPLVKSGDHMTITVPPCDSLKPERHNMEKILEVTKKMMELLTGEVPIRCQDVTVYFSMEEWEYLEGHKDLYKDVMMDNQPPLTSPDGSSNGNPPERCPRPLYSRDSTQEDHTIPHHHQSGNLRDPKVEVKEEEEEETYMKDDQQSMEEDGITGTFMEEDTPTEISTGGSLTLNRFLRPYCSLIGPEWDKDWVISACCH; encoded by the exons atgacggcaccaatgaggatggaggaggaccggagtcacaggactgagaagatactaaacctcaccctggagatcatctacctgctgaccggagag agatttcctcttgtgaagtcaggtgatcatatgaccatcacagtgcctccatgtgactccctaaaacctgagagacacaacatggagaagattctagaagtcaccaagaagatgatggagctgctgacaggagag gttcctataaggtgtcaggatgtcactgtctatttctccatggaggagtgggagtatttagaaggacacaaggatctctacaaggacgtcatgatggacaatcagccgcccctcacatcaccgg atggatccagtaatgggaacccaccagagagatgtccccgtcctctgtattcccgggattccacacaggaagatcacaccatccctcaccatcatcag agtggaaacttgAGAGATCCTAAAGTCGAGgtcaaagaagaagaagaagaagagacgtatatgaaggatgatcagcagtctatggaggaggatggaataacggggacatttatggAGGAGGACACTCccacagagatcagtacaggtggatCATTAACACTAAATAGATTCCTCcgcccatactgctcactgattggtccagagtgggacaaggactgggtgatatcagcctgttgCCACTGA